In the Victivallis sp. Marseille-Q1083 genome, one interval contains:
- a CDS encoding RHS repeat-associated core domain-containing protein produces MVRLTEINAVRVKKVTTQENGLVTKEELFNSDGTAGNVTTYTYDQFDRLSTMTEKRGATVVNTLANNSYDANGNVLMRTVNGQSVSMAYDNLNRLYNYLLPGNRIVNYEFHPTGELKKGSGAETYTQEFSYNNFGGMSTIQMLWDLLFTWFPGETVYRIFHRNFDISEARVEGEVMDIWQQEVHYYGYRYYAPQHGRRISREPIEENGGMNLYGFVGNNPLKYHDILELYLVPSIG; encoded by the coding sequence GTGGTACGATTAACCGAAATCAATGCGGTTAGAGTAAAGAAAGTGACGACGCAGGAGAACGGGTTGGTTACGAAGGAAGAATTGTTCAACAGTGACGGCACCGCCGGCAACGTGACGACTTACACTTACGATCAGTTCGACCGGTTGAGCACAATGACTGAAAAGCGCGGCGCGACGGTGGTGAATACGCTGGCCAACAACAGCTATGACGCGAACGGCAACGTGCTGATGCGGACGGTAAACGGGCAGTCGGTCAGCATGGCTTACGACAATCTGAACCGGCTGTATAATTATCTGCTGCCCGGGAACCGGATCGTCAACTATGAGTTCCATCCGACCGGCGAGTTGAAGAAGGGGTCGGGTGCGGAGACTTACACGCAGGAGTTCAGCTACAACAACTTCGGCGGCATGTCGACAATTCAAATGTTATGGGATTTACTTTTTACTTGGTTTCCAGGGGAAACTGTTTATCGAATTTTTCATAGAAATTTTGATATTTCAGAGGCTCGCGTAGAGGGCGAAGTGATGGATATTTGGCAGCAGGAAGTGCACTACTACGGTTACCGTTATTACGCCCCCCAGCACGGCCGGCGGATCAGCCGTGAGCCAATTGAGGAAAATGGCGGCATGAATTTGTACGGCTTTGTCGGAAATAATCCTTTAAAATATCACGATATTTTAGAGCTATATTTAGTACCGTCAATCGGATAG
- a CDS encoding nucleoside deaminase, which yields MDQFLRVAYEEALLGLHEGGIPIGGVLVHCGVVVARGHNRRVQSGDPTLHGEIDTLSKAGRHPAAFYRKCTLYTTLSPCIMCSGAIALYKIPKVVIGEDVNFPGETDFLRSRGVDVTIVNQPELIAMMREYIAENPAVWNEDIAE from the coding sequence ATGGATCAATTTTTACGGGTGGCCTATGAGGAGGCGCTTCTGGGATTGCATGAGGGAGGAATTCCCATCGGAGGCGTTTTGGTTCATTGTGGTGTGGTTGTCGCGCGCGGCCACAACCGGCGGGTGCAATCGGGAGATCCAACCTTGCATGGCGAAATCGACACATTGTCTAAGGCGGGGCGACATCCGGCCGCGTTTTACCGGAAATGCACGCTTTATACGACGCTTTCACCATGCATTATGTGTTCGGGAGCGATTGCGTTGTATAAAATTCCGAAAGTGGTAATCGGTGAAGATGTGAATTTTCCCGGAGAAACAGATTTTTTGCGTTCGCGTGGTGTGGACGTGACCATTGTCAACCAGCCGGAATTGATCGCGATGATGAGAGAATATATTGCTGAAAATCCGGCAGTCTGGAACGAAGATATCGCGGAGTAA
- a CDS encoding ankyrin repeat domain-containing protein encodes MAEKMKDVLFEYIQQGKFEKAKQLIRQYPYCLNQFADDEYGSTVLRASVANHCPVEFIDFLKAMNYDFSLKNNKNNYPPLLSFPVFLDEDLCQKMVEVGCRLTPWEEACFIISYFRNQKEDQLDSLLKAHPEIAGMTNSNGENLLYISLRLQKFSYAELLLPFSALNIITSRNESLFGGLGGSYGILSLGSNEEIKNWYERLDKLGCKRLPAEQLFHFINYGNFDAAIAYLREHRYLVNGYIHNCCSVFHNVVFTCAKYNLDVSLIQEFIDLGVFINIPNYDGYTPIFSASRSQSVTELLIANGANVNIACGAGDRPLHTAARDRSEAIFSLIEAGAEINAVNNYGYTPLDLLNQYDDFREHFKLKKRMKALGALSGKEIRKMSKR; translated from the coding sequence ATGGCTGAAAAAATGAAAGATGTTCTTTTTGAATACATTCAACAAGGAAAATTTGAAAAGGCGAAGCAGTTGATTCGTCAATATCCTTATTGCCTGAATCAATTTGCGGATGACGAATATGGCTCCACAGTGTTACGTGCAAGTGTTGCGAACCATTGTCCGGTTGAATTTATCGATTTTTTAAAAGCGATGAACTATGATTTCAGCTTGAAAAACAATAAAAATAATTACCCTCCCTTATTGTCTTTTCCTGTTTTTCTAGATGAAGATTTATGTCAAAAGATGGTTGAAGTCGGTTGCCGTCTGACTCCCTGGGAAGAGGCTTGTTTTATTATTTCTTACTTTAGAAATCAGAAGGAGGATCAGCTGGATTCATTATTGAAAGCACACCCTGAAATTGCCGGAATGACAAATTCGAATGGAGAGAATCTACTGTATATAAGTTTGCGCTTGCAGAAGTTTTCCTATGCAGAATTATTGTTGCCATTCAGTGCATTGAATATTATTACCAGCAGGAATGAAAGTTTATTTGGAGGACTGGGTGGAAGTTATGGCATACTCTCTTTGGGTTCAAATGAAGAAATAAAGAATTGGTATGAGCGTTTGGATAAGTTGGGCTGCAAACGGTTGCCGGCAGAACAGTTGTTTCATTTTATTAATTACGGAAATTTTGATGCGGCCATTGCTTATTTACGGGAACATCGTTATCTGGTGAATGGGTATATACATAATTGTTGTTCTGTTTTTCATAACGTCGTTTTTACATGTGCCAAATATAATTTGGACGTGTCTTTGATTCAAGAGTTTATTGATCTTGGAGTTTTCATCAATATTCCTAACTACGATGGCTATACTCCGATATTTTCAGCCAGTCGATCGCAAAGCGTTACAGAGTTACTGATAGCAAATGGTGCGAATGTCAATATAGCATGCGGAGCTGGTGATAGGCCATTACACACTGCAGCGAGGGACCGCAGTGAAGCAATTTTTTCTTTGATCGAAGCAGGCGCTGAAATAAATGCGGTAAATAACTACGGTTATACGCCGCTTGATCTATTGAATCAATATGATGATTTCAGGGAACATTTTAAACTCAAGAAGAGAATGAAAGCCTTGGGCGCATTATCAGGCAAAGAAATAAGAAAGATGTCAAAACGATGA
- a CDS encoding pyridoxamine 5'-phosphate oxidase family protein: MRKRLQEVTDSGLIDEIIEQCDCCRIALIDGDRPYIVPLNFGYVRKGRQRLFYFHGAAQGRKIDLIRRNRYAGFELDCRHQLHVRDEACQFSFGYRSVVGTGIISLVEDDAEKTAALRAIMAHYSERTDWRFAAGALAAVAIIKLEVETLSGKQHD, translated from the coding sequence GTGAGAAAACGACTCCAGGAAGTGACGGACAGCGGACTGATTGACGAGATCATCGAACAATGTGACTGCTGCCGGATCGCTTTGATCGATGGCGACAGGCCGTATATTGTCCCGTTGAATTTCGGCTATGTGCGGAAAGGCCGGCAACGACTGTTCTATTTTCACGGAGCGGCACAGGGGCGGAAAATCGATTTGATTCGACGCAATCGGTATGCCGGTTTCGAATTGGATTGCCGCCATCAGCTTCACGTTCGCGACGAGGCGTGTCAATTTTCGTTCGGTTATCGAAGCGTTGTCGGTACCGGAATCATATCGCTTGTCGAGGACGACGCGGAGAAAACGGCGGCGTTGCGCGCCATTATGGCGCATTATTCCGAACGAACGGATTGGAGATTCGCGGCCGGGGCGCTGGCGGCCGTCGCGATTATCAAGCTCGAGGTTGAAACGTTATCCGGCAAACAGCATGATTGA